The genomic DNA GCGTTGCGGTACAGCGGCGACGGTGCGCCCGCCACCGCGTAGGAGATCCGCACGTCCGCGTTGCCCAGTACGGGGCGCCGGCCGGTCACGACGTCCGCGGCGCGGGCCGAAGCATCGTCGAACAGGTCGTGCAGGCGCAGGTGCCGGGGCAGGAGAGGAGCGTTGGGGGTCAGGCTCGGGTCGCCCGGCTCCCAGGGCTCCGCCGCGGTGATCGCCGACGGGACTCCGCGGTGATAGAGCAGCGAGGAGTCGGAGGAGAAGCCCTCCTCGCCGACCAGTTCCTCGTAGTACAGCTCGCCGTCCTGGCGCCGGAACTGCGTGTGGCGCTTGGGCGGGATCGTTCCGACGCTGCGGTAGTAGGCCATGGGAGTCCTCCTGGGTCCGGGGTCGCGTCAGAGGTTGCCGCGGCGATCCTGTTCGCGCTCGATGGCCTCGAACAGGGCCTTGAAGTTCCCCTTGCCGAAGCCGAGCGAGCCGTGGCGCTCGATGATCTCGAAGAACACCGTGGGGCGGTCGCCCAGCGGCTTGGTGAAGATCTGCAGCAGGTAGCCGTCCTCGTCGCGGTCGACCAGGATGCCGCGCTTCTGCAGCTCCTCGATCGGGACCCGGACCTGTCCGATGCGGGCGCGGAGCTCGGGGTCGTCGTAGTAGGCGTCGGGAGTGCTGAGGAACTCCACGCCCTCGGCGCGCAGCGCGTCGACGGCGGCGAGGATGTCGTTGGTGGCGACGGCCAGGTGCTGGGCACCCGGGCCGTCGTAGTACTCGAGGTACTCGTCGATCTGCGACTTCTTCGCCGCGATCGCCGGCTCGTTGAGCGGGAACTTCACCCGGTGGTTGCCGTTCGCCACCACCTTGGACATGAGGGCGGAGTAGTCGGTGGCGATGTCGTCGCCGATGAACTCCGCCATGTTCGTGAAGCCCATGACGCGGTTGTAGAAGCCGACCCACTCGTCCATCCGGCCGAGCTCGACGTTCCCGACGATGTGGTCGAGGGCCTGGAAGATGCGCCGGGGGGCACCGTCGCGCTTGCGGAAGGTGCTGGTGGCGGGGACGTAGCCGGGGAGGTACGGCCCGTCGTACCGCGCGCCGTCGACCGTCCGCTGCACCAGCGTGTGCCGGGTCTCGCCGTACGTGGCGATCGCTCCGATGCGCACGGTGCCGTGCTCGTCGGTCACGTCGTGCGGCTCCTCCAGCACGGTCGCGCCCGAGGCCCGGGCGTGGGCGATGCACCGGTCGACGTCGGGCACCTCGAGGGCGATGTCGACGACGCCGTCGCCGTGCCGGGCGTGGTGCCGCACGAGGGGGCTCTCGGGACTCACCGCGCCCTGGACGACGAATCGGATCGACCCCGAGCGCAGCACGTACGCCTTGTGGTCGCGCGCGCCCTGCTCCGGCCCGCGGTACGCGACCAGCTCCATGCCCCACACGGACTGGTAGTAGTGCGCGGCCTGGGTGGCGTTGCCCACGACGAAGACGATCGCGTCCCAGCCGTTGACGGGGAAGACGTCGCGGGTGGCGTCGTAGGAGACGAGACCGACGAGTTGGTGCAGTTGCTCGGCACCGAGGCCGGCGAGCCTCTCCTCGTCGGTCAGGATCTGCTCGAGGGAGGTCTGCACGGGAGCGGTCTTCGTCGTCATGTCGTCTCACCTTCCGGGCCGGATGTAACGTGCGTCACTACCATCGATCAGGCGGGGGAATGCTGACAACAGCGACAGCTCGGTCTGCCCACAATGCCGGAAAGGACCGGCAGATCCGCGAAGTATGTGGTCACATTGTCTAGAAGGAGGGCGGCATGCAGGAATCGGTGGCGTTGGACGACGTCGACTTCGCCCTCCTCGGCTCCCTGCACCGCGACCCGCAGATCGGGGTGCTCGAGACGTCGCGCCGCATCGGGGTCGCCCGCGCGACCGTGCAGGCGCGGCTGAAGAAGCTGGAGACCGCCGGTGTCATCGCGGGCTACCAGCCGCACCTCGACGTCGCGGCGGCCGGCTTCGGGGTGCAGTGCTTCGTCCAGCTCGAGACGGCCCAGGGTGAGCTGAGCGCCGTCGCCGAGGAACTCGCCGCGATCCCGAACGTCCTGGAGGCGTTCGCCACCACCGGCGGGAGCGACGTGCTGTGCCGGGTGGCCGCCGCGTCGCACCAGGGGCTGCAGGAGACCCTGCTGCGGATCGGTCGGTCGCCGCTCGTCGCGCGGTCGATCAGCATCGTCGTGCTCTCGGAGATCGTGCCGTTCCGGGCGCTGCCGCTGCTGCGGACGCTCGGTGGCCGACCGGTGCCGCGGGCCCCGCACTACCGCGACTGAGCGGAGCGGGGCCCATGGCGCGGCCGATGCTCAGATGCGCCGTAGTTCCGGCCACAGCGCCGACCAGGGCGCCCGCGGATGGCAGAGACGGATGTCCACGCCCGTGGACGCGGTGGGGAATCCGATCCGGTGGTCGAACCGCCGGAGCGTGCGCGCCCGGTCGCACATGTCGTCCTGCAACTCGGCGTCGGAGTTGATGACGCGGAGAACGGTCGTCGCGGAATCCGCGGGCTCCCCGAAGAACCCGTACCCACGGCTCGGGCTGTACACCGGCGGTAGGCCCGTCCCGTAGTAGTCCAGTGCGGCCGCCTGCCAATAGGAACTGGCGACGATGGCCTGTGGCCGTTCACCTTCCGGGAGTTCCGCGATCGATTGCTCGACCGCTCGGGTCAGCTCGGGCCACCCGAACTGCCCGTACACCGAGATCTGCATCCCCGCCTCCATCACCGACTTCGGTTCCGCGATCTCCGATTCGGGCGTGAGCGGCAGGCTCACGATGATCGAACCGACCGCGAGGACGGACAGCGGCGCGGTGATCGCGGCGCGGAGTCGTGGCTTCGGCACCGCCTCGAACGCGACGGCACCCGCCGCGATGATGACCGGCAGCATGCCGCCGGGGTAGTACGGCCGGCCCGCGGTGATGATGAAGACGATAACCAGCAGGACGAAGGCCGGAGCGAGGAACCTGTACGGCCGGAAGCGATCTGAACGCAGCAGGGCGTAGAGGCCGTACAACAGGAGCAGGCAGCCGAGCACGCCGGCGGTGAGCAGCATGATCGGGACGAAGGCGATCCGTCCGCCCGCGTACTGGCTCTCCGCGGCGACCTGATCGGTGAGTTGGAGGTACGGCCAGCCGCGCTGCGCCTGCCAGATGAGGGCCGGGATCATGGTGACCACCGTGAACGCGCCACCGAGCCACAGCGCGGGCCGGCGCACCAGATCCCGCGGCCCCCAGATCAGCGATGCCGCGATCGCGCACACCCAGAACACCGGGATCAGCCACTTGACCTGCATGTCGATCGCGGTCACCACCCCCGCGGCGAACAGCAGCCAGTCCTGCCGGGTGCGCACCCAGCGCACGAGGAGCCAGGTGATCGCCACCCACAGCGGGGTGTCGATGGCATTGGTCGCGAGCAGCGAGGACTGCAGCAGCAGGAAGGTCGAGGTGGCGTACGCGCCCGCCGTCAGGGCCTGCGCGAAGCGGCCGCCGCCGAACTCGCGGGCGATCAACGCCGACAGCAGGATCCCCACCAGGGTGATGAGGATCGACGGCAGGCGGAACAGCACCAGGGAATCGCCCGGCAGCGCATCGCCGAGGAGCGCCAGTAACGGCAGGATCGGGCCCTGGTCCGCGTAACTCACGGAGAGGTGATGACCGGCGGCGATGAAGTACAACTCGTCGCCGAACAGGTGGTATCTGCTCGCGCCGAACGCCGCGACGATCGCGCTCAGTGCGAGGACCGGTACGAGGACGACCCACGCGACCGGCTCGGGATCGGTGGCGTCGACGGGATGGGCGGGGGCGGACGTGGTCTCAGTCATCGGTGTCCTCCGACGGTGCGGGGTGTGCGGAGTCGCGCGGCGAGGGCTGCACCGCGGCGAGGAAGGTGCGGACCATCAGTTCCGCGTGGGCGTCGAGGTCCAGGTCCGGGTCACGGGCCGCCCGGCCGGCGGCGCCGTCGATCGCGTCGCGGATCAGGCGCGCCATGATCGTCGCGTCGAAATCGGTGGAGAACTCGCCGGATTCCTGGCCGTCGCGCAGGATCCCGGCGAGCGGCGCGAGCATCTCCTTCTCGCCGTCGCTCGGGCTGAAGGCGGGGGTACCGTCCGGGTTCCGCAGGTTGAGCACCACCTCGACCATGGCGCCCAGGAAGCGGCGCTGCTCCTTGATGTACTCGAGGTTGCTGGCGATGTAGGTGCGCAGGACGTCCGTCGCGGAGTGCTGCTCGGCGAGGCGGGGGCCCATGAACTCCGCGCCGGCTACGAACAGTTGGATCACGACCTGACGCATCAGGTCGTCCTTGCCGTCGAAGTGGTACGAGATGACGCCCTTCGAGATCCCGGCCTGCTGGGCGATGCGGGCCAGGGTGGCGCGGCCGTACCCCTCATCGGCGAGCACCTCGACCGCCGCCGCGATGATCTGGCGGCGGCGCGCCTCCTCGATGAACGACCGCTGGCCGCCCGGTTCGTTTTCTGGCCGCATGGTCAAAAAATAGCACGTGCGGCCAGAACCGTCGACCGTTTCGCCACCGGTCGTCCCCAGCGGGCCGTATTCCGCCTTCGCGTGTCGTGCATTCCCCATGTCCATGGACCTGGGGAGGCGACCGCCCCGCTAGGGGCGGTGCGGCGGTGCGGGGCGGGGCCGCGCGGGTCGGCGGGCGGTGAGACGAAAAACGGGGCCCTCCGTGTGGAGGGCCCCGTTTCCCGGGCTGCAGCAGGTGGCTTATCAGGCCTCGGTGGTGCGCGTCGGCCGCGAACCCAGCTCCTCGTCGAGGCGCAGGAGGCCGGGGCCGTCACCGTCGATCAGCTTGAGGCGACCGACGATCTCGCTGACCGTGGCCTCCTCCTCGACCTGCTCGTTGACGAACCACTGGATGAGGGCCTTGGAGTCGATGTCGTCCGCGGCCGCTCGGTACAGGTCGCGGATCGAGTCCGACACGCGCCGCTCGTGCTCCAGGGCGACGGTGAAGACGTCGAGGACGGTCGACACGTCCACCTTCGGGGCACCGACGGCACCGATCCGCGGGTGGTTGTCGCGGTCCGAGAGGTGATCGATCCACTTGTTGGCGTGGACGATCTCCTCGTCGGCCTGGTGACGCAGCCATGCCGCGATACCGGGCAGATCACGGATCTCCATCTCGATGGCCAGCTGGCGGTAGACCAGCGAGGCCTCGAACTCGAGCGTGATCTGGTCGTTGAACTTCTCTTCGAGGGCATCCGTGAGCTTCATGTAGCCGACTCTAGAACCGTTCCAACTCTCCCGCAACGCAGGCAAGGCGACCCTTTGCGCAGGTCAGGGGCTATTTCTTAGGTTAGCCCTACCCCTCTTAGCCACGCCTATCGCAAGATCGAGGACCACGAAAGCGAGCAGCGAAACGCCGAACACCGGCAGGAACCAGCCCAGGAACGCGATGCCCAGAATCGCCGGAATCGCGTGCGACGGTTCGACCTTCCGGATCGCGCCCCGTGCGGGCGGCTTCGGGAGTCCGCCGCGCTTGGGCCGCCGCTGCCACCACATCAGGTAGCCGCGCACGATCACCGTGACGAGGAGCGCGGCGAACGCAACCAATGCGATCTGGTTGAGCAGACCGAACTGCCAACCCATGTGGGTGTTGATGAGCAGCTCCGTCGCCTTCGCCAGCAGCGGCCACGAGGCGAAGGTGAGCACCGTGATCACCTGGCCCGTGGACGGATCGACGGTGGCGGAGTCGATACCCATCCGCCACGGCTGCCGGGTCTGCGCCACCGTGATCGCCACGGTCGGGTCCTTCGGGATCGACACCTGGACGGCGCCGTCGACGCCGCGCGCCGCGGCCTCGGTGACGGCCCGGTCCAGGGCCGCGATGTTCCGGGCCCGGGTCTGCTCGGCCACCTCCGGCGCCACCGTCGGTGCGGCGGAGGGCATCTGGTGGTCGGCGTGCTCGCCGCCCCCGCCCTGCCCGCCGCCCGGCGTCAGCGACGTCGACAGCGCGGGTTTGGTCCAGCCCAGCTCGGCGCGCACCTGGCCGATGTTCTCGCCCGCGTACTTGGACCAGGTCAGGCCCGTCGCGGAGAAGAACAGCAGCCCGACGAGCAGCCACGTGCCCACGGCGGCGTGCCGGCCCATCCGGCCGCCCCGGCCCTTGGCCCTGCGGTCGTAGGTCAGCATGCGGCGCGGGTTCCCCCGGCGGTGCCGCCACCACAGGTAGAAGCCGCCGAGCGCGACGACCCACAGCCACGACGCCGCGAGCTCGCTGTAGAAGCGGCCGACATCGCCGAGGTGCAGGTCGACGTGGAGCCGGTCGATCCAGAACCGGATCGGCAGGGCCTCGACGGAGCCGTACACCGGCAGTGCGCCTTGGACCTGCGCCGATGCCGGGTCGACGTAGACGGCGAGTTGGCGCCCGTCGGCGGTCAGGGCCGGATCGTCGAACAGCACGCGGGTGGTGACTCCGGGGCCGTCCCCGGTGCGCACCGCCGCCACAGTCAGGTCGGGCCGCGACGCCTGCGCCGCGGCGACCTGCTCGGCGAGCGGCCGCGCCGGACCGTCCGTCCGCGCCTCCAACTGGTCGGCGTAGACGAACTTCTCGACGGTGGGAGCGGCGGCGTACAGACCGCCGCTGATCGCGGCGATGAGCAGGAACGGGCCCACGAGCAGGCCCGCGTAGAAGTGCAGCCGCAGAATCGCGGCGCGCCACCCGGACCGCGGCGAAGAGGCGGACGGCGAAGGATCGGTCGGCGGCGCGTTCTCGGCCGCCGAATCGGTGATGGACATGAGGACACCTCACGAGGGTTGTGCGCGTACGCGCGGGAAGCCCGGGCGGCGACGGCCGATCCGGGCGGAGGACGGAAGGAGTGAGGTGTCAGGCGGGCGGCGCGCGCAGCGCCCCGTGCCGGGCGAGCACCGGGAGGGGGACCGCGCGGAAGCTCCAGATCGGCGCGACGACGGCGCGCGACGGCTCCCGCCACGTCGGGGTGAGGGGCGTGAGTGTCGCCAGCGCGGTGCGCAGCGCGTGCTCGGCACCGGCGATGACGGCACCGGCGACCACGGCGGCCACGAGGTGCGCCGCGGCCATGGCGGGGCTCAGGGCGAGATGGCCCATCGTGAGGCCGAGCGCGAGGTGGCCCGAACCCTGCCCGACGAGCAGCAGTCCGGCGGTGGTCCGCGCGCCGGCCGTGCGCGGCCGTGCGGCGAGGAGGCCGAGCGCTGTGCACACCACGGCCAGCAGGGCGACGGCCGTCATCGGGATCGACGGTGCCGCGGCGACGTCGGGCACGACCGTCGCCGGCATCGTGTGCATCGCGTGCCCGCCCGCGGCGTGCCCGGGCATCGTCGCCATGCCGTGCCCCGCCATGGAGGACATGTCGTGCCCGGGCATCGAACCGCCCGGCATCGAGTGGCCCGGCATCGAACCGCCCGGCATCGAGTGGCCCGCCATCGCGGAACCGCTGCCGCGCATGGCGACCGCGTGCGCCGTCAGGCTCGCGGCGAAGGAGACCGCGCCCACCGCTGCGCCACGGACGGTGGCTTCGGGGCTGGCGGGGCGGAACACAGCGGGAATACTACTCCCTGTAGGGGACGGAACCGCAGGTCAGGAACGGGCCGCGGTGAGGAACGCGCGGATCAGCGTGGAATCCTTCACGCCGGGTGCGGACTCGACACCGCTGGAGACGTCCACACCCGATGGGCCGAAGGCCGCGATCAGGTCGGCCACGTTGCCGGGGCGCAGGCCGCCGGCGAGCAGCCAGTCGACGGTGGGCGGCACCGGCAGGTCCGCGGGGGAGAACGTCGTGCCGGAGCCGGGCACCGTCGCATCGATGAGCAGGCGATCGTCGCTCGTGTGGCCCGCAGCGGTGAACCGGGCGGCGGAGATCGCACGGATGGTGCGGAAGCCGGCCGCGGCGGCGCGCGCGAAGTGGCCGTCGGGCTCGTCGCCGTGCAGCTGGATCGTGCCGACCCCGGCCGCGCGGGCGAGCCGCAGCACCTCGTCGATCGGCTGGCCGCGGAACACGCCGACGGTCTCGACCGCGTCCGGCACGCGCGCGACCAGGGGTGCGGCCTCGTCGGGGGTGATCAGCCGGACGCTGCCCGGGGCGAAGACGAAGCCCACGGCGTCGGCCCCGGCCTCGACCGCGGCGTCCACGGTCTCGGGCGTCCGCAGCCCACACACCTTGACGAACACGGGCCGATATTAGGTCACGGCATCCCGGGGATGGCCCCGGGAGCGCCCGGCGCCGTCGGCACGGCGGCCGGGGGAGCCGTCGGGGCCGGCATCGTGCACGGCGGGAACGTCGGGTTGTAGGGCGGCGTGCACAGCTGCATGACGCAGTTCTTGCCGTTCCAGAAGGGCGTCTGCCCCGGCGGGCACGGCTCGAGCGCGTTCGCGGTCCCGACCGCGATGGGCGAGACGATCGTCATCGAGACCACGCCGAAGGCGGCGAGGCCGGTGGCCAGCGCCCGGCTGCGCAGGGAGCGTCGGTGTGCCATGAGAAACCCCTTCTTCGCGAATTTGAGTTTCAGACTAGCAAGGGGCGCTGCGATCGCACAGCCGGTCAGGGGAGGTCGCCGCCCGCGGCGCGGAGGAAGGCCCCGCTGACGGAGACCGCGGGGGCGGAGCTCTCGCCGGAGACCACGAGCGTCGCGAAGGCGAGGTCGCCGACGATGCCGGCGAACCAGCCGTGCGCGTGGGTGTTGTCGCCGAACTCCGCGGTCCCGGTCTTGCCGCCGAGCCCCTCGATGTCGCGCAGGGCCGTCGCCGTCCCGGACGTCACGGTCTCCCGCATCGCGGTGCGCAGTGCGTCGGCCACGCCCGGATCGATCGGCTGGGGCTGCGCACTCGCGGGGGCCGGCTCGCCGTCGAACAGGGAGGGCCGGACCATGGTGCGGGCGGCGAGCGACGCCTCCACGACGGCCAGGCCGAACGGCGACGCGGTCACCCGGCCCTGGCCGATGGACTCCTCCACCCGCTCGGCGGGCGTGCGGGCGGCGGGGACGGAGCCCGTCACCGTCGTGACCCCCGGGATGGTGAAGTCGACGCCCAGGCCGAACCGCTTGGCCGTGTCCGTGAGGGCGGTGTCGCCGAGCCGGGTGCCCAGGCCCGCCATCGTGGTGTTGCACGACCTCGCGAAGGCGGTGTGCAGGGGCACCGTGCCGAGTGCGAACTCGTCCTCGTTGGGAATCGAGCGGTCGCCGAACGTCGCACGACCGGGGCAGGCGAGCTGCGCATCGGGCGTGGTGACCTTCGCGTCCAGCGCCGCGGCGGTCGTGATGGTCTTGAACGTCGACCCGGGCGCGTAGAGCCCGGTGAGCGCGACGGGGCCCTGCTTGTCCGCGGCCGCGTTCTGCGCCACCGCCAGGATCCCGCCGGTGGACGGGCGGATCGCGACGAGCATCGTCGGGCGCTTCTCCCCGGCGACCGCCGCGGTGGCGGCGCGCTGCAGCCCGCTGTCGAGGGTGCTCCGGACCGGCTGCACGGGCGCCGCCGGGAAGGAGTCGACGAGCCGCAGCGGTCTGCCCTCGCGGTCGACGACGGTGACGGAGGAGCCGGCCGCGGCGTCGACGGTGCTGCGCCACCGCTCCTCGAGGCCCGCGACGACGGGTGAGCGCAGCACCGGCGCGGCCGTGAGGAGGCGTCCCTCCTCGCGGACCGTCACGCCGTCGATCCCGGTGAGCCGGCCCACCTTCTTCGCGTCGGCGGCCCGCAGCGAGATCACGGCCGTCGGCGAGTCCTTGCCCTCCACCGTCTTCCGGAGCCCGGCCGCGGTCACCGTCGGGTCGGCGGCGGCGAGACGGGTGGCCAGGGCGTCGGCGGCGGACGCGGCCTTCGCGGGGTCCAGGTTCACGACGGTGACCGTCTGCCAGGTCATGAACGGCGCGTTCTTCCGGTCCAGGACGGGGGTGCTGTAGGGCTTCTCGTCCGCGTAGAGCAGGCGCGCGCCCTCGGACGTCGCGTCCGGATGCACGATGGTCGGCTCCCAGGTGACCTTTCCGCCGCCCGCGGCGACCTTGGTGGTGAACCGGACGCCGTGGTGACGGGGCAGCGCCCACGACCACGTGAGCGTCCGGTCCTCGCCGTCCTTGCCGGCGGTCACCGTCGGCTTCGCATCGCCCATGCCGTCGAAGGTGGCCTGGAGCGCCTTCGTGGCG from Tsukamurella paurometabola includes the following:
- a CDS encoding ferritin gives rise to the protein MKLTDALEEKFNDQITLEFEASLVYRQLAIEMEIRDLPGIAAWLRHQADEEIVHANKWIDHLSDRDNHPRIGAVGAPKVDVSTVLDVFTVALEHERRVSDSIRDLYRAAADDIDSKALIQWFVNEQVEEEATVSEIVGRLKLIDGDGPGLLRLDEELGSRPTRTTEA
- a CDS encoding phosphoribosylanthranilate isomerase, producing the protein MFVKVCGLRTPETVDAAVEAGADAVGFVFAPGSVRLITPDEAAPLVARVPDAVETVGVFRGQPIDEVLRLARAAGVGTIQLHGDEPDGHFARAAAAGFRTIRAISAARFTAAGHTSDDRLLIDATVPGSGTTFSPADLPVPPTVDWLLAGGLRPGNVADLIAAFGPSGVDVSSGVESAPGVKDSTLIRAFLTAARS
- the hppD gene encoding 4-hydroxyphenylpyruvate dioxygenase, with the translated sequence MTTKTAPVQTSLEQILTDEERLAGLGAEQLHQLVGLVSYDATRDVFPVNGWDAIVFVVGNATQAAHYYQSVWGMELVAYRGPEQGARDHKAYVLRSGSIRFVVQGAVSPESPLVRHHARHGDGVVDIALEVPDVDRCIAHARASGATVLEEPHDVTDEHGTVRIGAIATYGETRHTLVQRTVDGARYDGPYLPGYVPATSTFRKRDGAPRRIFQALDHIVGNVELGRMDEWVGFYNRVMGFTNMAEFIGDDIATDYSALMSKVVANGNHRVKFPLNEPAIAAKKSQIDEYLEYYDGPGAQHLAVATNDILAAVDALRAEGVEFLSTPDAYYDDPELRARIGQVRVPIEELQKRGILVDRDEDGYLLQIFTKPLGDRPTVFFEIIERHGSLGFGKGNFKALFEAIEREQDRRGNL
- a CDS encoding penicillin-binding transpeptidase domain-containing protein, translating into MRSVSIRPARPAAGAAPARAARGGAAILVAAALAGSLVACSEDDVVTKFATALSGRDAAHAANLTSDPESATKALQATFDGMGDAKPTVTAGKDGEDRTLTWSWALPRHHGVRFTTKVAAGGGKVTWEPTIVHPDATSEGARLLYADEKPYSTPVLDRKNAPFMTWQTVTVVNLDPAKAASAADALATRLAAADPTVTAAGLRKTVEGKDSPTAVISLRAADAKKVGRLTGIDGVTVREEGRLLTAAPVLRSPVVAGLEERWRSTVDAAAGSSVTVVDREGRPLRLVDSFPAAPVQPVRSTLDSGLQRAATAAVAGEKRPTMLVAIRPSTGGILAVAQNAAADKQGPVALTGLYAPGSTFKTITTAAALDAKVTTPDAQLACPGRATFGDRSIPNEDEFALGTVPLHTAFARSCNTTMAGLGTRLGDTALTDTAKRFGLGVDFTIPGVTTVTGSVPAARTPAERVEESIGQGRVTASPFGLAVVEASLAARTMVRPSLFDGEPAPASAQPQPIDPGVADALRTAMRETVTSGTATALRDIEGLGGKTGTAEFGDNTHAHGWFAGIVGDLAFATLVVSGESSAPAVSVSGAFLRAAGGDLP
- a CDS encoding PepSY-associated TM helix domain-containing protein, producing the protein MSITDSAAENAPPTDPSPSASSPRSGWRAAILRLHFYAGLLVGPFLLIAAISGGLYAAAPTVEKFVYADQLEARTDGPARPLAEQVAAAQASRPDLTVAAVRTGDGPGVTTRVLFDDPALTADGRQLAVYVDPASAQVQGALPVYGSVEALPIRFWIDRLHVDLHLGDVGRFYSELAASWLWVVALGGFYLWWRHRRGNPRRMLTYDRRAKGRGGRMGRHAAVGTWLLVGLLFFSATGLTWSKYAGENIGQVRAELGWTKPALSTSLTPGGGQGGGGEHADHQMPSAAPTVAPEVAEQTRARNIAALDRAVTEAAARGVDGAVQVSIPKDPTVAITVAQTRQPWRMGIDSATVDPSTGQVITVLTFASWPLLAKATELLINTHMGWQFGLLNQIALVAFAALLVTVIVRGYLMWWQRRPKRGGLPKPPARGAIRKVEPSHAIPAILGIAFLGWFLPVFGVSLLAFVVLDLAIGVAKRGRANLRNSP
- a CDS encoding Lrp/AsnC family transcriptional regulator, producing MQESVALDDVDFALLGSLHRDPQIGVLETSRRIGVARATVQARLKKLETAGVIAGYQPHLDVAAAGFGVQCFVQLETAQGELSAVAEELAAIPNVLEAFATTGGSDVLCRVAAASHQGLQETLLRIGRSPLVARSISIVVLSEIVPFRALPLLRTLGGRPVPRAPHYRD
- a CDS encoding ArnT family glycosyltransferase, which gives rise to MTETTSAPAHPVDATDPEPVAWVVLVPVLALSAIVAAFGASRYHLFGDELYFIAAGHHLSVSYADQGPILPLLALLGDALPGDSLVLFRLPSILITLVGILLSALIAREFGGGRFAQALTAGAYATSTFLLLQSSLLATNAIDTPLWVAITWLLVRWVRTRQDWLLFAAGVVTAIDMQVKWLIPVFWVCAIAASLIWGPRDLVRRPALWLGGAFTVVTMIPALIWQAQRGWPYLQLTDQVAAESQYAGGRIAFVPIMLLTAGVLGCLLLLYGLYALLRSDRFRPYRFLAPAFVLLVIVFIITAGRPYYPGGMLPVIIAAGAVAFEAVPKPRLRAAITAPLSVLAVGSIIVSLPLTPESEIAEPKSVMEAGMQISVYGQFGWPELTRAVEQSIAELPEGERPQAIVASSYWQAAALDYYGTGLPPVYSPSRGYGFFGEPADSATTVLRVINSDAELQDDMCDRARTLRRFDHRIGFPTASTGVDIRLCHPRAPWSALWPELRRI
- a CDS encoding TetR/AcrR family transcriptional regulator, with protein sequence MRPENEPGGQRSFIEEARRRQIIAAAVEVLADEGYGRATLARIAQQAGISKGVISYHFDGKDDLMRQVVIQLFVAGAEFMGPRLAEQHSATDVLRTYIASNLEYIKEQRRFLGAMVEVVLNLRNPDGTPAFSPSDGEKEMLAPLAGILRDGQESGEFSTDFDATIMARLIRDAIDGAAGRAARDPDLDLDAHAELMVRTFLAAVQPSPRDSAHPAPSEDTDD